The proteins below are encoded in one region of Carassius auratus strain Wakin linkage group LG44F, ASM336829v1, whole genome shotgun sequence:
- the snapin gene encoding SNARE-associated protein Snapin → MAALAVVETPSGKDALAEGLLDLLRPAVQQLDVHVHSVRESQVELREHIDNLASELSRINEHQKVAQDLDPYVKKLLNARRRVVLVNNILQNAQERLRRLNHNVAKETARRKTMLEASGAFPPRSPSKP, encoded by the exons ATGGCCGCGCTAGCAGTGGTGGAAACCCCATCAGGGAAAGATGCTCTCGCCGAGGGTTTGCTGGACCTCCTGAGACCCGCTGTACAGCAGCTCGACGTACATGTGCACTCAGTCAG AGAAAGCCAAGTGGAACTTCGGGAGCACATTGATAATTTGGCGTCTG AGCTGAGTAGGATCAACGAACACCAGAAGGTGGCACAAGACTTGGACCCATATGTTAAAAAACTGCTTAATGCCAGGCGAAGAGTGGTGCTTGTCAACAACATACTCCAGAACGCACAG GAGCGTTTGCGAAGGCTGAACCATAATGTTGCTAAGGAGACGGCACGCAGGAAGACCATGCTTGAGGCATCTGGAGCATTTCCCCCACGCTCCCCCAGCAAACCATGA